Proteins encoded in a region of the Maridesulfovibrio bastinii DSM 16055 genome:
- a CDS encoding response regulator codes for MSDIFVFSGVFCQAESVIKNILDQAGARLVTDDTIISEASDLSGIDRERIAKVLSGKVSIFNRFSHERERSIAWMRYALAKRIVEGDNMLVSGMVAHLLTQEIDHVLKVCLIDDMAGRIEQASESGLSEKDAHRAVMQGDEIAAEWVKSITGSTDPWNSKLYDIIIPVNKTGVEQAAALIMEQLGNAAVKLTPASQKMAEDFLLAAKVETELVSKGHSVQVEAKDGTITLSINQKVLLVDRLEKELLEIAGPVEGVKDVSVKFGKDFYEADIYRKMDFELPSKVLLVDDEREFVQTLSERLMLRDLGSAVVYDGASALDLVNSDEPEVMILDLKMPGIDGIEVLRRVKAERPGIEVVILTGHGSEKDRETCMELGAFAYLNKPVDIDVLSETLKKAYSKVRNS; via the coding sequence ATGTCTGATATCTTTGTATTCAGCGGAGTTTTCTGCCAGGCGGAATCCGTCATCAAAAATATTCTGGATCAGGCTGGAGCAAGACTGGTAACTGATGATACTATCATTAGCGAAGCTTCAGATTTAAGTGGAATAGACAGGGAGCGCATAGCAAAAGTCCTGTCCGGTAAGGTTTCCATATTCAACAGATTCAGCCATGAACGGGAACGCTCCATAGCCTGGATGCGTTATGCTCTTGCTAAAAGAATCGTTGAAGGTGACAACATGCTCGTTTCGGGAATGGTTGCCCATCTTCTTACGCAGGAAATAGATCATGTGCTTAAAGTCTGCCTTATTGATGATATGGCCGGACGTATTGAGCAGGCCTCGGAGAGTGGACTATCTGAAAAAGATGCCCACCGTGCCGTCATGCAGGGGGATGAAATAGCTGCTGAATGGGTAAAATCCATTACCGGATCAACGGACCCCTGGAATTCCAAGCTTTATGATATAATTATTCCTGTGAACAAGACCGGGGTTGAACAGGCCGCGGCTTTAATTATGGAACAGCTTGGCAATGCCGCTGTAAAACTGACTCCTGCTTCCCAGAAAATGGCAGAAGATTTTCTTCTTGCTGCGAAAGTTGAAACAGAATTGGTCAGTAAGGGACACAGTGTTCAGGTGGAGGCTAAGGACGGGACCATCACCTTATCCATAAACCAGAAAGTTCTTCTTGTTGACCGTCTGGAAAAAGAACTGCTGGAAATAGCCGGACCTGTTGAAGGGGTAAAGGACGTTTCCGTCAAGTTCGGTAAGGATTTCTACGAGGCTGATATCTATCGCAAAATGGATTTTGAGCTTCCTTCTAAAGTCCTGCTTGTGGATGACGAACGCGAGTTTGTTCAGACTCTGTCAGAAAGACTTATGCTCCGTGATCTTGGTTCTGCTGTTGTTTATGACGGAGCTTCGGCCCTTGATCTGGTAAATTCCGATGAACCGGAAGTAATGATTCTTGACCTTAAAATGCCGGGTATTGATGGAATTGAAGTTCTGCGCAGAGTAAAGGCGGAACGTCCCGGAATTGAAGTCGTCATACTTACCGGCCACGGTTCTGAAAAAGACCGTGAAACATGTATGGAACTCGGTGCATTCGCATATCTTAACAAACCTGTTGATATTGATGTTCTGAGTGAAACTCTTAAAAAAGCGTACTCCAAAGTCCGCAACTCTTGA
- a CDS encoding sensor histidine kinase has protein sequence MSIMRFIRPDFWNADHESTGPYKNLFDYQRIWRLSFAVLVVVSIVPLVMMAFVDFNVTRGSVESDSLLKTERLTSNARRSIAYFLNERESALKFIVKENSFQGLMESGRLEKILASLKDSFGGFVDLGVIDKDGKQLAYVGPYELEGKEYKGQAWFRQTEKKGTYISGAFLGFRDVPHFFIAVKCSGEDGCFYILRATLDTSQFNGILASMDISGGGDAFLADTEGIIQTPSSWNGNIFEKVRFPLPEESYNTKVSQIKYNGKDQALVGYAYIEGTPFVLLVVKPLSMLMASWEKTRDTIFWATFMSAALIVVVIWIVSSYMVERIYIADLTRSKTLQKMEHHNRMASIGRLAAGVAHEINNPLAIINEKAGLLKDLFTFSKEYEADDKLIGLIDSVLRSVERCGKITKRLLGFARQTDFKIEPLKPGEVIDIVLSFLNKEAQYRSININVTVADGVSSIETDKGKLEQILLNLISNAFQAMRDGGNLQIGVAPENEDEVVFSVSDDGCGIPEADLKRIFEPFFSTKKNTGGTGLGLSITYGLVRDLGGRMNVDSEMGRGTTFRFALPVKHPELGKD, from the coding sequence ATGTCTATAATGCGGTTTATCAGGCCTGATTTCTGGAATGCTGATCATGAATCCACAGGCCCTTACAAGAATCTCTTTGATTACCAGCGAATCTGGCGTCTTAGTTTTGCGGTTCTTGTGGTGGTATCCATAGTGCCACTGGTAATGATGGCATTTGTGGATTTTAATGTCACCCGCGGGTCGGTTGAATCTGACAGTCTCTTAAAGACTGAGAGACTTACTTCCAATGCCCGGCGTTCCATTGCTTATTTTTTGAATGAAAGAGAATCCGCCCTGAAGTTTATTGTCAAGGAAAACAGCTTTCAGGGGCTTATGGAATCCGGACGTCTGGAAAAAATTCTTGCCAGCCTTAAAGATAGTTTCGGAGGATTCGTCGATCTCGGAGTTATTGATAAGGATGGCAAACAATTGGCCTATGTCGGCCCTTATGAGTTGGAAGGCAAGGAATATAAAGGTCAGGCCTGGTTCAGGCAGACTGAAAAAAAAGGTACTTATATAAGCGGTGCTTTTTTGGGTTTTCGTGATGTTCCCCACTTTTTTATTGCGGTAAAATGTTCCGGAGAGGATGGCTGTTTTTATATTTTAAGGGCAACTCTTGATACAAGCCAGTTCAATGGAATACTCGCTTCAATGGATATTTCCGGTGGTGGGGATGCTTTTCTGGCCGATACTGAGGGAATTATACAGACTCCGTCATCGTGGAATGGCAATATTTTTGAAAAAGTACGTTTTCCCCTGCCGGAAGAGTCGTATAATACCAAAGTCAGCCAGATTAAATATAATGGCAAAGATCAGGCTCTTGTCGGCTATGCCTATATTGAAGGGACCCCCTTCGTTCTTCTTGTTGTAAAACCCCTTTCAATGCTTATGGCTTCATGGGAGAAAACAAGAGATACTATTTTCTGGGCAACATTTATGAGTGCGGCCCTTATTGTTGTAGTTATCTGGATTGTTTCTTCTTATATGGTTGAAAGGATATATATAGCTGATCTGACCAGATCAAAGACATTGCAGAAGATGGAGCACCATAACCGCATGGCTTCCATCGGCCGGCTTGCTGCCGGAGTGGCCCACGAAATAAATAACCCTCTCGCCATTATAAATGAGAAAGCCGGGTTGCTTAAAGATCTCTTCACATTCAGCAAAGAATATGAGGCTGATGATAAACTCATAGGCCTTATTGATTCTGTTTTACGCTCTGTTGAGCGTTGCGGAAAAATAACCAAACGCCTGCTGGGATTTGCCCGCCAGACTGATTTTAAAATAGAGCCTCTCAAACCGGGAGAAGTTATTGATATTGTTTTGAGCTTTTTGAACAAGGAAGCACAATACCGGAGTATAAATATCAATGTCACTGTTGCTGACGGTGTTAGTTCCATTGAAACGGATAAAGGCAAACTGGAACAGATTCTTCTGAATCTTATCAGCAACGCTTTTCAGGCCATGAGGGACGGCGGTAATCTTCAGATAGGCGTAGCTCCTGAAAATGAAGATGAAGTTGTTTTTTCAGTCAGTGATGATGGCTGCGGAATACCCGAGGCTGATTTGAAAAGAATTTTTGAACCGTTCTTTTCTACAAAGAAAAATACCGGTGGAACGGGGCTTGGGCTTTCTATTACTTACGGGCTGGTCAGGGATCTTGGCGGTAGAATGAATGTTGATAGTGAAATGGGCAGAGGGACAACTTTCAGGTTTGCTCTTCCTGTGAAACACCCTGAGCTGGGAAAGGATTAA
- a CDS encoding response regulator — MKILLVDDEVELVSALSQRLGFRGYEADWAASGDEALQKVKENEYDLAILDMKMPRYSGLELRKMISELRPGMRFIFLSGHGSEQDYLEGSSKAECYLIKPVSIEQLIEKIEAVSC; from the coding sequence ATGAAAATTTTACTTGTTGATGATGAAGTTGAACTTGTATCAGCCCTGTCGCAGCGGCTTGGGTTCAGAGGGTATGAGGCTGACTGGGCCGCCTCAGGTGATGAAGCTTTGCAGAAAGTGAAGGAAAATGAATATGACCTTGCGATACTGGATATGAAAATGCCCAGATACAGCGGTCTTGAACTTCGTAAAATGATATCTGAGCTCAGGCCGGGTATGAGGTTTATTTTTCTTTCAGGACATGGCTCCGAACAGGATTATCTTGAGGGATCATCCAAGGCTGAATGTTATCTGATTAAACCTGTCAGTATTGAGCAGCTCATTGAAAAGATTGAAGCTGTTTCTTGCTAG
- a CDS encoding HAMP domain-containing histidine kinase, which produces MITDDKSRKELKFFGTVSASVSHDLKNVFAIINEDAGLLEDLVLLAGKGVDLDPAKLSAVASKIQKQIQRGDRIVKNMNVFAHSVDENICNIDVGSTLELVYTLMKRKLSTKVVEVEFLADEKVTVTTDYFLFEMIAGHVLKTAINCAATGKITVRTGKDGDAAFVEIAQIIADSDYYDENILVEMIKAVDGELLFDKSSGVLKISLPGSLSI; this is translated from the coding sequence ATGATTACTGATGACAAATCCAGAAAAGAACTTAAATTCTTTGGTACAGTAAGTGCTTCTGTTTCACATGATCTGAAAAATGTTTTTGCTATAATAAATGAAGATGCCGGGCTTCTGGAAGATCTGGTTTTACTGGCTGGAAAAGGGGTGGATCTTGATCCGGCAAAATTATCCGCCGTGGCTTCCAAAATCCAGAAACAGATTCAGCGTGGTGACCGGATTGTAAAAAATATGAATGTGTTTGCTCACAGTGTTGACGAGAATATCTGCAATATCGATGTTGGGAGCACACTGGAATTAGTATACACTCTTATGAAAAGAAAACTTTCAACGAAAGTTGTTGAAGTTGAGTTTCTCGCAGATGAAAAGGTTACAGTAACAACTGATTATTTTCTTTTTGAAATGATTGCCGGGCATGTACTAAAAACCGCAATTAATTGTGCCGCAACCGGAAAGATTACCGTTAGAACCGGGAAAGATGGTGATGCTGCTTTTGTGGAAATTGCACAGATTATTGCTGATTCTGATTACTATGATGAAAATATATTGGTTGAGATGATAAAAGCAGTGGATGGTGAACTGCTATTTGACAAAAGTTCAGGAGTGTTGAAAATCTCCCTACCCGGGTCGTTATCAATTTAA
- a CDS encoding response regulator, whose protein sequence is MAEKVLLVDDEKDFVEGLAERMKLRGMNVNFCVNPQEALNKVEEESYDAIILDLQMPGVDGIEVLKHIKKSRPEIQVILLSGHATVERGIEAMKLGAMDFIEKPADINILTDKIKKAQARKMILVEEKTKEKVESIISHRGW, encoded by the coding sequence ATGGCCGAAAAAGTGCTGCTTGTTGATGACGAAAAAGATTTCGTAGAAGGTCTTGCAGAGCGTATGAAATTAAGAGGGATGAATGTTAATTTTTGCGTCAACCCGCAGGAAGCTCTCAATAAAGTAGAAGAAGAATCTTACGACGCCATAATTTTAGACCTTCAGATGCCCGGGGTGGACGGTATTGAAGTTCTTAAACATATCAAGAAAAGCAGACCGGAGATTCAGGTAATTCTCCTGAGCGGTCATGCCACTGTAGAACGCGGTATAGAAGCAATGAAACTGGGTGCTATGGATTTTATTGAAAAGCCGGCCGATATTAATATTCTCACTGATAAAATTAAAAAAGCACAGGCCCGCAAGATGATTCTTGTTGAAGAAAAGACCAAAGAAAAGGTTGAAAGCATTATAAGCCATCGCGGGTGGTAG
- a CDS encoding methyl-accepting chemotaxis protein has protein sequence MRILNYKKQLYMGMAVVIAAAVVACIVLLIFLPDLSGWNEILIIGVTLAVAVVSIIATIAVSSNIGLGMDELCEVFEKASAGIDTGKEINKAEVPFIKALATLIENSTRNRDLCEGILKGLPTPYLLVDTEEKTLYTNRETLNMLEIDGSVESQLGKTLAHLFYNDPGRVTAVGKAMHNGDVFRNLEVTIQGHKGGTRHVLANVYSLNDRNGKSIGGFCLYIDMTALKEKEEELALRNEMVIKGADEADMISDQLASAAEELSAQVEQSSSSSKESLILTSSVATSVEQMNCTILEVARKASDTANLSSEARKTAIDGESVVSEIVDRISRLENQAGNLYKNMLKLNDEAESIENIMNVITDIADQTNLLALNAAIEAARAGEAGRGFAVVADEVRKLAEKTMDATGQVENNIKIIQQSTKANAAETEATVKDVSEAVVVAEKAGESLKKIVEISNRTSDEISSIAAASEEQSAASEEIASSSSQISTAAEQTNEAMAESAFAIRELSKLASELRQLIRNLRD, from the coding sequence ATGAGGATATTGAATTATAAAAAACAGCTATACATGGGTATGGCTGTAGTTATTGCAGCTGCTGTAGTAGCCTGCATAGTATTATTAATTTTTCTTCCTGATTTATCAGGATGGAATGAAATCTTGATAATAGGGGTAACTCTGGCTGTAGCTGTTGTTTCCATTATAGCAACAATTGCAGTCTCATCAAATATAGGGCTCGGAATGGACGAGCTGTGTGAAGTTTTTGAAAAGGCTTCAGCCGGAATTGATACCGGTAAAGAAATTAATAAAGCTGAAGTTCCTTTTATAAAGGCTCTTGCAACATTGATTGAAAATTCAACACGCAACAGGGATCTTTGCGAGGGAATTTTAAAAGGTCTGCCTACGCCTTATCTTCTTGTAGATACAGAAGAAAAAACTCTGTATACCAATCGTGAAACACTCAATATGCTGGAAATTGACGGATCTGTGGAATCCCAGCTGGGCAAAACTCTGGCACATCTGTTCTATAATGATCCGGGTAGAGTCACTGCCGTTGGCAAGGCCATGCACAACGGGGATGTTTTTAGAAATCTTGAAGTAACAATACAGGGGCATAAGGGTGGAACACGACACGTTCTTGCAAATGTCTATTCCCTTAATGACCGTAACGGGAAGAGTATCGGCGGATTCTGTCTTTATATTGATATGACGGCCCTTAAGGAAAAAGAGGAAGAACTGGCTCTTAGAAATGAGATGGTCATAAAAGGAGCAGATGAGGCTGATATGATTTCAGATCAACTGGCCTCTGCTGCTGAAGAGCTTTCTGCTCAGGTTGAGCAGTCCAGCTCCTCAAGTAAAGAAAGTCTGATACTTACTTCCTCTGTGGCAACAAGTGTTGAGCAGATGAACTGTACAATACTGGAAGTGGCTAGAAAGGCTTCAGATACCGCTAACCTTTCCAGTGAAGCCCGGAAGACTGCTATAGATGGTGAAAGTGTCGTTTCAGAAATTGTTGATAGGATTAGCAGGCTTGAGAATCAGGCCGGCAATCTCTATAAAAATATGCTGAAGTTGAATGACGAGGCTGAATCCATAGAAAATATCATGAACGTGATTACTGACATCGCAGACCAGACCAATCTGCTTGCCCTCAATGCGGCAATCGAAGCTGCAAGAGCTGGTGAAGCAGGGCGTGGATTTGCTGTTGTAGCCGACGAAGTTCGCAAACTTGCTGAAAAAACCATGGACGCTACAGGCCAGGTTGAAAATAATATCAAGATAATTCAGCAGAGCACCAAGGCGAATGCTGCTGAAACAGAAGCAACAGTCAAGGATGTCAGTGAAGCTGTTGTGGTAGCTGAAAAGGCTGGAGAATCTCTCAAGAAAATTGTTGAAATATCCAACCGTACCTCGGATGAGATAAGTTCTATTGCGGCCGCTTCGGAAGAGCAGTCCGCAGCCAGTGAAGAAATAGCCAGTTCATCCAGCCAGATAAGTACTGCTGCTGAGCAGACCAATGAAGCCATGGCGGAGTCCGCTTTTGCTATCAGAGAACTTTCAAAGCTGGCTTCCGAACTGCGTCAGTTGATAAGAAATCTTAGAGATTAA
- the msrB gene encoding peptide-methionine (R)-S-oxide reductase MsrB, whose translation MKHKKKIFILSMFLLVIMFIAFCRSEPEQKIRRNAKMIEQVDNYEIATLAGGCFWCLESDFEKVPGVIKVVSGYCGGDYDDPQYEEVSKGITGHREAVQVYYDPAVISYSDILGYYWKIFNPTDAGGSFNDRGEQYTSAIFYQNEEQKEIAEKTREEIATSGVFDKPVVTPIIPLNKFWRAEEYHQDYYLKHPTRYKFYRTLSGRNGFIEQHWGDIHAGSEKIDQGDSHQDVDNKNSEESETAEPLTELQHSVIRENGTEPPFNNEYWNEKRKGIYVDRVSGDVLFSSEEKYDSGTGWPSFYKSVEPDNLIEKTDRSLFTTRTEVRGKTADSHLGHVFEDGPEPTGLRYCMNSAALRFIPLNEMEEQGYGRFLNLFNSSRKADAN comes from the coding sequence ATGAAGCATAAAAAGAAAATATTTATTCTCTCCATGTTTCTATTGGTGATTATGTTTATTGCATTTTGCAGATCAGAACCGGAACAAAAAATCAGGAGAAATGCAAAAATGATTGAACAGGTTGATAATTATGAGATTGCAACCCTCGCAGGGGGATGTTTCTGGTGTCTTGAGTCTGATTTTGAAAAGGTGCCGGGAGTAATAAAAGTCGTTTCAGGCTATTGTGGTGGTGATTATGATGATCCTCAATACGAAGAAGTTTCCAAGGGAATAACCGGACACCGGGAGGCGGTTCAGGTCTATTATGACCCAGCGGTGATAAGTTATTCAGATATTCTTGGATATTATTGGAAAATCTTCAATCCTACAGATGCGGGAGGATCATTTAATGATCGTGGAGAGCAATACACATCTGCTATTTTTTACCAGAATGAAGAGCAGAAGGAGATTGCCGAGAAAACTCGTGAGGAGATTGCCACTTCCGGGGTCTTTGATAAGCCTGTTGTCACTCCGATAATTCCCTTGAATAAATTCTGGAGGGCAGAGGAGTATCATCAGGATTATTATTTAAAACATCCGACTCGCTATAAGTTTTATAGAACCCTGTCCGGGAGGAATGGATTTATAGAGCAGCATTGGGGAGACATCCATGCTGGTTCTGAAAAAATAGATCAGGGGGATAGTCATCAGGATGTAGATAATAAGAATTCTGAAGAGTCAGAGACCGCTGAACCACTTACAGAACTCCAGCATTCCGTGATACGTGAAAATGGTACAGAACCTCCGTTTAATAATGAATATTGGAATGAGAAACGTAAGGGAATATATGTTGATAGGGTTTCCGGTGATGTACTCTTCAGCTCTGAAGAAAAATATGATTCAGGCACCGGGTGGCCGAGTTTTTATAAGTCTGTTGAGCCGGACAATCTTATAGAAAAGACTGACAGATCTTTGTTTACAACAAGAACAGAAGTGAGAGGCAAAACAGCAGATTCACATCTTGGTCATGTCTTTGAGGACGGTCCCGAACCAACCGGACTTAGATATTGCATGAACTCTGCGGCTCTGCGCTTTATCCCCTTAAATGAAATGGAAGAGCAGGGTTATGGAAGGTTTCTCAATCTTTTTAACAGCAGCAGGAAGGCTGATGCCAATTAA
- a CDS encoding bacteriohemerythrin — MNLKSRLTGSFILILLLVISMSVVAITELSFLQTEQTALRLAGRQTTLVQQMGKDAFLFVLTDSAEAIDHARKSEAIFNKTLKAFKNSGTAPETLNLNGPSFEVPDLPEKAIRSISKVDSLWNDFSEKLNRILGGDKNISVESMAEAGNRLTAELNKTEKIIKEESHSYISCLATTLSIFTAIIIFTLIFLTYAVVVNIIKPLRAIRFYTGKVAEGDFAAHIEGKFIHELLNLKNSITTMTSHIVANMREVEAKEKLASDNALKAEEALEEANKASEEIKSIMGAMNEAAANAKEISEHVFSSIGELSQQVHHVNGGVGIQRDRLTETATAMEQMNNTVYEVARSASNAAESAEKSKYNAQVGAEGVQRAVISIEQIKQTILNLKETMSKLGEQADNIGQIMNVITDIADQTNLLALNAAIEAARAGDAGRGFAVVADEVRKLAEKTMDATKEVGTAVSTIQDNARENITAVEAAADGIVESTKSAAESGKFMEEIVGFVEDTASQVASIATASEEQSAASEQINRALSEVTGVASETADGMEESAKALGEISSSVEELDTIIQGIASGQFVDIKSGKIVEWTQDFAVNVRVLDEHHQTLFKYINELYNSMKNRKADTVMSGITEKLVEYTKYHFGYEEKLFNKYGYPETESHKKAHRMFVDTITKFDQDLKAGKATVSNEIIRFLKEWLIEHILKVDTRYSEFLNSHGVD; from the coding sequence ATGAACTTAAAATCCAGACTGACAGGATCATTTATTCTGATACTGTTATTAGTTATAAGCATGTCTGTTGTAGCTATTACTGAATTGTCATTTCTACAGACTGAACAGACAGCTCTCAGACTGGCCGGAAGACAGACAACACTTGTTCAGCAGATGGGAAAGGATGCTTTTCTTTTTGTCCTGACTGATTCAGCTGAGGCTATAGACCATGCCAGAAAATCTGAAGCAATATTCAATAAAACCCTTAAAGCGTTCAAAAATTCAGGAACAGCTCCGGAGACATTGAATTTAAACGGTCCATCCTTTGAGGTCCCTGATCTGCCGGAGAAAGCAATCCGCAGCATTTCTAAAGTTGATTCACTCTGGAATGACTTTTCCGAAAAGCTGAACAGAATTCTCGGCGGTGATAAAAATATCAGCGTTGAAAGCATGGCCGAGGCCGGAAACAGGCTCACAGCCGAGCTTAACAAAACTGAAAAAATTATTAAGGAAGAAAGCCATTCATACATTTCCTGTCTGGCAACGACTTTAAGTATTTTTACAGCGATAATAATATTTACATTAATTTTCCTGACCTATGCCGTAGTGGTAAATATTATCAAACCGCTGAGAGCTATCAGATTCTATACCGGCAAAGTGGCTGAAGGAGACTTTGCCGCCCACATCGAAGGTAAATTTATTCACGAGCTGCTGAATCTTAAAAATTCCATCACAACCATGACTTCGCATATTGTCGCCAATATGCGCGAAGTTGAAGCCAAAGAGAAGCTGGCTTCCGACAATGCCTTGAAAGCAGAAGAGGCTCTTGAAGAAGCAAACAAGGCAAGTGAAGAAATAAAATCCATCATGGGTGCAATGAACGAAGCTGCCGCTAATGCCAAAGAGATTTCAGAGCATGTTTTCAGCAGTATCGGAGAACTCAGTCAGCAGGTCCACCATGTCAATGGTGGAGTAGGAATTCAGCGCGACAGACTTACTGAAACAGCAACGGCCATGGAGCAGATGAACAACACTGTTTATGAAGTTGCCAGAAGCGCATCCAATGCAGCGGAAAGTGCTGAAAAATCAAAGTATAACGCTCAAGTTGGAGCAGAAGGCGTTCAACGGGCCGTAATTTCTATTGAGCAGATAAAACAGACCATCCTGAATCTGAAAGAAACCATGAGTAAGCTTGGTGAACAGGCTGACAATATTGGCCAGATTATGAATGTGATTACCGATATTGCCGATCAGACAAACCTGCTTGCGCTTAATGCCGCAATTGAAGCTGCCAGAGCCGGTGATGCCGGTAGAGGATTTGCAGTTGTTGCTGATGAAGTTAGAAAGCTCGCAGAAAAAACCATGGATGCCACAAAAGAAGTTGGAACGGCTGTCTCAACTATTCAGGATAACGCGCGTGAAAATATCACTGCGGTTGAAGCTGCCGCAGACGGCATTGTGGAAAGCACAAAATCTGCCGCGGAATCAGGAAAATTCATGGAAGAAATTGTCGGCTTTGTAGAAGACACAGCCAGTCAGGTTGCCTCCATTGCAACAGCCAGTGAAGAGCAATCCGCAGCATCTGAACAAATCAACAGGGCTCTTAGTGAGGTGACCGGAGTTGCCTCTGAAACTGCTGACGGAATGGAAGAATCCGCCAAGGCTCTTGGCGAGATTTCAAGCAGCGTGGAAGAGCTTGATACAATAATTCAGGGAATTGCCAGCGGACAGTTTGTAGATATAAAATCTGGTAAAATAGTGGAATGGACACAGGATTTTGCTGTGAATGTCAGAGTTCTTGATGAACATCACCAGACATTATTCAAATATATCAATGAACTCTACAACAGCATGAAAAACAGAAAAGCCGATACGGTAATGTCCGGCATTACTGAAAAACTTGTTGAATATACTAAATACCATTTCGGCTATGAAGAAAAATTATTCAATAAATACGGATACCCTGAAACGGAAAGCCATAAAAAGGCCCACCGCATGTTTGTTGATACAATTACAAAATTTGATCAGGACTTAAAAGCTGGAAAGGCTACCGTTTCAAACGAAATTATCAGATTCCTCAAGGAATGGCTCATTGAGCATATCCTTAAGGTCGATACCAGATACAGTGAGTTCCTTAACAGTCATGGTGTAGATTAA
- a CDS encoding LysR family transcriptional regulator, with protein sequence MSKTNLYNLDLNLLIVLDAIYSEKSLTLAGERLNITQSAISHSLAKLRDYFQDKLFLRQGNKMEPTPLCSALQESISPALLKITLSIDDRGKFVPEKSTRSFRLGMSDYLCTVLLPEIIKIVSKEAPGVCIHTSPPTHEQRLLMLREGKLDIFLGTPRNYGPAIKSQYLFSDKETCIFRENHPLIKNTLCEDDLSKLDFLAFSLSESGQGFLEELLHKKGLVHRIKMIVQQELTIPHLVCDSDLVGAVAEKLALHFSKIMPIKYLSIPIGGPEFDIYQSWHSRNDSDSANIWMRSIILRAAELIH encoded by the coding sequence ATGAGTAAAACTAATCTTTATAATCTGGATCTGAATCTTCTCATTGTTCTTGACGCAATATACAGTGAAAAAAGCCTGACTCTGGCTGGAGAACGCCTTAACATCACTCAATCGGCAATAAGCCATTCGCTGGCAAAACTACGTGACTATTTTCAGGATAAACTTTTTTTGCGGCAGGGAAATAAAATGGAGCCGACCCCGTTATGCTCCGCTTTGCAGGAATCCATTTCCCCGGCTCTACTTAAAATCACATTATCAATTGATGACAGAGGTAAATTTGTTCCGGAAAAATCCACACGCAGTTTCAGACTGGGCATGAGTGACTATCTCTGTACAGTACTTCTACCTGAAATTATTAAAATTGTTAGCAAAGAAGCTCCGGGAGTATGCATTCATACCTCTCCGCCTACGCATGAACAGCGTCTCCTCATGTTAAGAGAAGGTAAGCTGGATATTTTTCTGGGAACACCACGTAATTACGGACCGGCAATAAAAAGTCAGTATCTTTTTTCCGATAAAGAAACATGTATATTCAGAGAAAACCATCCGCTGATAAAGAATACTTTGTGTGAAGATGACTTATCAAAGCTTGACTTTCTCGCGTTTTCGCTTTCAGAATCAGGTCAGGGGTTTCTGGAAGAATTACTGCATAAAAAAGGTCTGGTACACAGAATAAAAATGATCGTTCAGCAGGAGCTGACCATTCCTCACCTTGTATGTGATTCTGATCTTGTCGGGGCCGTGGCAGAAAAACTTGCCTTGCATTTCTCTAAAATAATGCCCATAAAATATTTATCCATACCTATCGGCGGACCGGAGTTTGATATATACCAGTCATGGCATTCAAGAAACGACTCTGACTCGGCCAATATTTGGATGAGAAGTATTATTTTAAGGGCGGCAGAATTAATTCATTAA